A window of Pelomonas sp. SE-A7 genomic DNA:
ACCGAACTTCGGCTGCAGGACGACAGCGCCCAGCATGCCGGCCATGCCGGTGCGCGCGAAGGTGGCCACTACAGCGTGGACATCGTCAGCCCCAGCTTTACGGGCCTTAACAAAGTGGCTCGGCACCGCCTCGTATATCATTCCCTCGGCGATTTGATGCAGCAGGGCATCCATGCGCTGGCCATCCAGGCCAGAGCCCCGGGAGAACCCTGAGATTCGCGTCGAATCGGCCATCCCAAGCGAAGCGCCGTATCTTGCGGCGCCTTTTTTTATCCTAGAGATCCAGATCCCCATGAAGAAGTTTGTGCATGCCGCCGCCGTTGCGGCTCTGACCGCTGCGCTCGTGCCCGTGTCGGCCAGCGCGCAAAACATCGCCACCGTCAACGGCAAGCCCGTGCCCAAGACCAATGCCGATCTGCTGATCCGCCAAGTCACGGCCAACGGCCAGCCGGTCACGCCGGAGCTGGAAGCCCAGGTGAAGGACGAAGTGGTGCTGCGCGCCATCTTCATCCAGGAAGCCGAGAAGCGCGCCATCCCGGCCACCGCCCAGTACAAGGACCAGATGGAACTGGCCCGCCAGTCCATCCTGATCCGCGCCCTGTTCGAGGACTTCAAGAAGAAGAACCCGGTGACCGACGCCGAGGCGCAAGCCGAGTACGACAAGTACAAGGCCGCCAACGCCGGCCTCGAGTACCGCGCCCGCCACATCCTGGTCGAGAAGGAAGAAGACGCCAAGGCCCTGATCTCGCAGATCAAGGGCGGCGCCAAGTTCGAAGACCTGGCCACCAAGAACAGCAAGGACCCCGGCTCGGCGGCCAACGGCGGCGACCTGGACTTCGCCAACCCGAACGGCTACGTGCCCGAGTTCGCTCAGGCCATCAAGCTGCTGAAGAAGGGCGAGATGACCGACACCCCGGTCAAGACCCAGTTCGGTTTCCACGTGATCCGCCTGGAAGACACCCGCGAAGCCACCTTCCCGGCCTTCGACGACGTCAAGGCCCAGGTCAAGCAGCGTCTGGAGCAGGCCAAGACGGCCGCCTTCCAGAACGAGCTGAAGACCAAGGCCAAGACCGACTACAAGTTCAGCAAGTAAACGGACCACCCCCGGAGGCGCTGTGCGCCTCCCCCTCAAGGGGGCAAGTCCGTAGGACCGGCAAAGCCGGATCCTCGGACTCCGCCACAAGAAGACCCAGCCTAGCGGCGGGTCTTTTTTCGTTTATGCAGGAGCATGGGCCAGTGGCGACTGCACCAGCCGGCCCGCCTCGATGCGCAACTGGCGCTCGCAGCGCTCGGCGATCTGGCGGTCGTGGGTGACCAGGACCAGGGTAGTGCCGGCCTCGCGGTTCATCTCGAACATCAGGTCCATCACGGCGGCGCCGGTGGCGTAGTCGAGGCTGCCGGTGGGTTCGTCGGCCAGCAGCAGGGCCGGCTTCTGCACGAAGGCGCGGGCCAGGGCCACCCGCTGCTGCTCGCCGCCCGAAAGTACGCGCGGATAGTGGCCCAGGCGCTGGCCCAGACCGACCCGCTCCAACATGGCCTGGGCCTGGGCGCGCGCGTCGCGGAGGCCGCGCAATTCCAGCGGCAGCATCACGTTCTCCAGCGCATTCAGATTGGCCAGCAGCTGGAAGCTCTGGAACACGAAGCCCAGCTCCTGCGCACGCAGCGCGGCGCGATCGTCTTCGCTGAGCACGAACATGTCCTGGCCGCGCAGCTTGACCGTGCCGCTGGTGGGCTTGTCCAGGCCCGCCAGGATGGCCAGCAGGGTGCTCTTGCCCGAGCCCGAAGCGCCGACGATGGCGACCGACTCGCGCGGCTCCAGGCGGAAGCTGATGTCATGCAGAATCGTCAGCTCGCCGGTGGCGTCGACCACCGATTTGCGGACATGGTCGACCTCGATGATGAATTCGGACATGGATGAGGGAGCGCAGGCAATGCGACGAAGAATGGGACGGCGGGAATGGCTCGCGCACTTTAGCCTGATGGCGGCCCTGCTGCCTCAAGCCATGGCGGCCGAACCGGCGCGCCGCATCGTGGTGCTGGGCGACAGCCTCTCGGCCGAATACGGCCTGGCCCGCGGCAGCGGCTGGGTGGCCCTGCTGGAACGGCGCCTGGCTCAACAGAAGATCTCCGCGCAGGTGACCAACGCGAGCATCAGCGGCGACACCACCTCGGGCGGCCGCTCGCGCCTGCCGGCCCTGCTGAAGCAGCACAAGCCGACCCTGCTGGTGATCGAGCTGGGTGGCAACGACGCGTTGCGCGGCCTGCCGCTAAGCATGAGCCGGGACAATCTGCGCGCCATGAGCCAGGCGGCCAAGGCGGCCGGCGCCAAGGTCCTGCTGGTGGGCATGCAGATGCCTCCCAACTATGGCGCGGCCTATGCCAGGGACTTCGCCGAGCTGTTCGCCCAGGTGGCCAAGGACGAGAAGGCCGGCCTCGCGCCCTTCCTGCTAAAGGGCGTGGCGGACCGGCCCGATGCCGAGGCCTGGTTCCAGGCCGATCGCATCCATCCGCTGGCCAAGGCCCATCCGCTGATGCTGGACAACGTCTGGCCAGCCTTGAAGCCCTTGCTCTGAGCTAGCGCTCTGTCTTGTCGCCCTGACCGGGCTTGCCACGCGGAGGATTGCGACCCTCGTCCTCGCGCTTGCGGGGTTGCGGCGTGGCTTCCGGCTGCGGACGCGGCATGGGCTGGACCTGCGGCATGGGCACGGGGGCCATGGGCTTGACCTCGGGCATGGCAGGCCGCTGGCCACCGTCGCGCCGATCATCCCGGCGGTCTTCGCGGCGCTCATCCCTGCGCTGCTCTTCGCGGCGCTCCTCGCGCCGGTCATCGCGGCGCCAGCCGCCGAAGGGCGGCGGCGTCACGGTCGGCACCGGCTGCACCTGGGGTTGCTGAACCTGGGGCTGAGGCTGGACCTGCGGAGTCGGCACCGGATTGACCTGGGGCGTGGGGACGTCCCGGCGGTCGTCTGCGCCACCACGGCGCCAGCCGCGGCGCTGGTCGTCATTGCCCGGCTCCTGCGGACGGTTGCCGCGCTCGCCACCGTTCCAGCGCGGCGGGTCGTCGCGCGGGGTGGTCGGTTGAGTCTGCACAGGCTGGACCGACTGGACCGGCTGCCCCGGCTGAACCTGAGGCATGGTCACCGCCGGGGTCGGCTGACCCTGGCGATTGCCTCGGTCGCGCCAGCCGTCGCGGTCGGCATCGCGTTCGTTGCGGCGCGATTCACGGTTGCCGGGCTGGTTCACCCATTGCGGCACCTCGACACGATTGCCTCGCCCCGGGCCGCCATCGCCGCGCACCGGCGCTTGCACCACAGTCAGCGCCGCGCCGCCATCGGGCTTGAAGGGCTGCGGACGGCCACGCCACGGCTGCTCATTCGGCAGCACGCTGACGGCTCCCACCACTTCGCGATTGCGATAGCGGGGCGACCCGCCGCCGCCGCCGCGCACGTCGATGTCCACGTTCACGCGGGTCACATAGGTCGGGCTGTGGCGGTAGCTGGGCACATAGGCCTCGCGCGGTGCCAGCGGGAACCAGCCGAAGCGCGGCGGCGGGCTGTGGCGGCCACCGCCGATCTGCACACCGACCGAGACATTGCCACCGCCCACCCAGGCCACCAGGGCCGGCGCGAACACTGGGCGGTGGACGAAGCGGCCCGGCGCCCAGCACCAGCGGCCTCGCACCTGGACCCAGCGGCCATAGTGGAACGGTGCAAAGCCCCAGCGGGCGTCGTCTATCCAGGTCCAGCCCCAGGGATTGACCCAGGCCCAGCGACCATGGCGGTAAGGCGCCCAGTCGACCGCCAGTACCAGCGGGAACCAGATCGCGCCGTATTCGTCGTGCTGCTCCCAGCGGCCATGGCGCTCAAGGTCCTCGGCGCCGGTCATCTCGGCCGACACATAGCGGGCCGGCGGGCCGTCGCCCTCGGCATCGCTCTGGGCCACGGCCCAGTCGCCGAAGTAGTCGCGATCAATGCGCTGGCGCTCCACCCGCGGACCATTGCCCCACCAGAACTCGGCCTGCTCGCCGCCACTGATCCAGGTCGAAGCGCCCTCACCCTTGGGTTCAAAGCGCAATTGGCCCAGCCAGGCGTAGCCACGGCTGCCGCGGTCCAGCTGGTCGACCCGGTACAGGCCTTCGCGCTCGAACGCGAAGCGGCCCTCGCGGGTGATCACACGGGTCTCGGCCACGTTCTCGCGCGAGCGAAGGCGCAGGGCCAACTGGCCGCGGGCCAGCAGCAGCTCCACGGCCTCGTCATCCAGCCGGCTGAATTCCAGGTCGGCCCGTTCGTCCAGCCAGATGCTGGTCGAGCCAATGCGCAGGCTGATGCGGGCGCCGTTGTCGGTGCGCAGACGGTCGCCCTCGGTGATCGGCTGGTTGCGCTCGACCTTCTGCCATTCCTTGTCCTCGGCATCGAACAGCCAGGCCTCGCCGACCACCTCCGCCACGCGGCCCACGCGGCCCGGCGGGTCGGCCCAGGCAGGCTTGAAGGCCAGCAGCAGGACCGTCAGGGCCAGCAGCAGGAAACGGATCAGGGGGGGATTGCTGTTCTTGTAGGCGTCCATGGGCGCTCCTCGGTCAGTTCGGCCTCAACGCGGTCGGCCGGAGATCGGCTGACCGGGTTACCGCTGATTACTTTCGGCTCAGTCGTCGGCGTTCGGATCCAGGTCCGGGAACAGCACCGAGGTATAGCCGAAGCGGCTGAAATCGCGCACCCGCATCGGATAGAGCACACCCTGGAGATGGTCGCATTCATGCTGGACCACGCGGGCATGGAACCCCTCCGCCTCGCGCTCGATCGCCTGGCCCTCCAGGTCCAAGCCGGTGTAGCGGATGCGGTTCGGTCGGGCCACGACACCTCGCAGCCCCGGCACCGAGAGGCAGCCCTCCCAGCCCTCTTCCAGCTCCTCGCCCAGCGGCGTGATCACCGGGTTGAGCAGGATGGTCTGCGGCACCGGCTGCGCATCCGGATAACGCTCGTTGCGCTGAAAGCCAAAGATCACTAACTGCAGGTCCACGCCGATCTGCGGCGCCGCCAGGCCCACGCCCCTGGCGGCGGCCATGGTGTCGAACAGGTCGGCCACCAGCTCGCGCAGCAGCGGCGTGCCAAACTCTTTCACCGGCTGAGCCACGCGCAGGAGGCGCGGGTCGCCCATCTTCAGGATTTCTCGAACGGCCATGGCGCCGGATTCTAAGAAAGCAATCTCACCATGCAGCAGCAGGACTTCGTCCAGGACCTGGGCCAGGGCATCTACGCGATAGACACGGCCTTCCAGCGCGAGCATTTCGACGCGGCTTATCTGGTGGTCGACCAGGGTCGTGCCGCCTTCATAGACACCGGCACCAACCACGCCGTGCCGCGCCTCCTGGCGGCCCTGGAAGGACTGGGTCTGCTGCCGGAAGCGGTGGACTGGGTGATCCCCACCCATGTGCACCTGGACCATGCCGGTGGCGTGGGCTTGTTGATGCAGTCGCTGCCCAAGGCGCGCTTGCTGGTGCACCCACGCGGTGCGCGCCACATGATCGACCCGAAGGCGCTCTATCTCGGTGCGCTGGCGGTCTATGGCGAAGCCGAGATGCAGCGCAGCTACGGCACTTTGCGCTCGGTGCCGGCCGAGCGCGTGGACAGCAGCTCGGACGGCCAGCGCATCCGCCTGGGCTGTCGCGAGCTGCTGCTGATAGACACGCCCGGCCATGCCAAGCACCACCACTGCATCTGGGACGATCGCAGCCGCGGCTGGTTCACCGGCGACACCTTCGGCCTGTCCTACCGCGAGTTCGATACGGCCAAGGGCCCCTGGGTGCTGCCGACCAGCACGCCGGTGCAGTTCGAGCCCGAGGCGCTGAAGGCCTCGATTGCACGCATGCTGAGCTATGGCCCGACGCAGATGTACCTGACCCACTACAGCCGCGTAGCCGAGGTGGAACGGCTGGCCGCCTCGCTGGTGGCACAGATCGACGTGATGGTGGCGCTGGCCTTGGCACTGAAGGCGGACCCGCAGCGCCATGAACGGCTCAAGGCCGGCCTGTCAGCCCATTACCTGAGCGAGCTGAAATCCCATGGCTGCGCGCTGACGCCGGAGCGCCAGCTGGAACTGCTGGCCACCGACATCGAGCTGAACGCCCAGGGCCTGGGCGTTTGGCTGGACAAGCTGGACAAGCCGGGCGGCTAGACGTCCAGGTCCAGCTCCTGGATCTTGCGGGTGATGGTGTTGCGGCCAATGCCCAGCTTCTGGGCCGCCTCGATGCGACGGCCGCGGGTGATGTCCAGGGCCGTCAGGATCAGGCTGGCCTCGAAGCGCCGGGTCAGCTGGTCCCAGACGTCCGTCTCGCCGGCCAGCAGCAGGCGGCGAGCCTCGCGAGCCATCTCGGTGATCCAGACATCCGGCCCGCCGGCGACCCCGCCGGCAATCGTCTGAGGCTGAGCCATCGCGGGCATTGCGCCCTCGACCGGCGAAGGCAAGGCGCTGTTGCCGGCCGGGCCGTGACCCAGCAGTTCCTGCGGCAGGTCCTTGGCCTCGACCATCTGGCTGGGCGCCATCACGCTCAGCCAGTGGCAGATGTTTTCCAGCTGGCGCACATTGCCCGGGAAGTCGAAGTTCTCCAGCCGGGAGAGCGCCGCGTCGGACAGACGCTTGGTCTCCACGCCCAGCTCGGTGGCACTGCGCTGCAGGAAGTAGCGGGCCAGCACCGGGATGTCCTCGCGCCGTTCGCGCAGGGCCGGCAGACGCAGGCGTATCACGTTCAGCCGGTGGAACAGGTCTTCGCGGAACGCGCCCTGGCGCACCCGCTCCTCCAGGTTCTGGTGGGTGGCGGCGATCACGCGCACATTGCTGCGCAGCGGGCTGTGACCGCCGACGCGATAGAACTGGCCGTCGGACAGGACGCGCAACAAGCGGGTTTGCAGGTCCAGCGGCATGTCGCCGATCTCATCCAGGAACAGCGTGCCGCCGTCGGCCTGCTCGAAGCGGCCGCGCCGCGTGGCCTGGGCGCCGGTGAAGGCGCCGCGCTCATGGCCGAACAGCTCGCTCTCCAGCAGGTCCTTCGGAATCGCGGCCGTGTTGATCGCGACGAACGGGCCTTCTGAGCGCGGGCTGTGCTTGTGCAACGCACGGGCGACCAGCTCCTTGCCCGAGCCCGATTCGCCGGTGATCAGCACGGTCACATGGCTTTGCGACAGGCGGCCGATGGCGCGGAACACGTCCTGCATGGCCGGCGCCTGGCCCAGCATCTCAGGCAGCTGCGCGGCCTGCTCGTCGGCCACGGCCTCGCGCAGGCTTTCTTCCTGGGCCCGGCGTATCAGCTCGATGGCGCGCGGCAGGTCGAAGGGCTTGGGCAGGTATTCGAAGGCGCCGCCCTGGAAGGCGGAGACCGCGCTGTCCAGGTCCGAGTAGGCGGTCATGATGATGACCGGCAGCTTGGGATGCGTCTCGCGCACTTTGCTCAGCAGCTCGAGGCCGGAGCCGCCTGGCATGCGGATGTCGGAGACCAGCACCTGCGGGCTGTCGGTCTCCAGCGCCGCCAGCATCTCGCGGGTGTTGCTGAAACTGCGCACCGGCAGACCCTCGCGGCTCAGTGCCTTCTCCAGCACGAAGCGGATCGAGTGGTCGTCGTCAACAACCCAGATGGATTTCATAGGAATCAGGCCTTCCAGGTTCTCAAGGCAAGGGCAAGGTCATTCTGAAGTCGGTCCGGCCCGGCTCGCTCTCGCAGTCGATCATGCCCTGGTGCTGTTGGGCGATGGTCTGCGCCAGCGTGAGGCCCAGACCCGAACCGCCATCCCGGCCCGACACCAGCGGGAAGAAGATGCGATCGCGGATCTCGGCCGGGATGCCGGGACCGTTGTCTTCCACATGCAATTCCAATGCCAAGCGCCAGCGCTGCTTGCCTATGGTGACCTGGCGAGCGACCCGCGTACGCAAGGTGATACGGGCGTCGCCGGCCATGATGCGCGGCTGCAGCGCCTGGGCCGCGTTCTGCACGATGTTCAGGAGGGCCTGGATCAGCTGCTCGCGGTCGCCACGGAAGTCGGGCAGCGAGGTGTCGTAGTCGCGCACGATGGCGAGGCCGCGCGGGAACTCGGCCAGCACCAGGGCCCGCACCCGCTCGCAGACCTCGTGGATGTTGACGTCCACCACTACCTGGGCGCGCCGGTGCGGCGCCAGCAGGCGGTCCACCAGGCTTTGCAGCCGGTCGGCCTCGTGCACGATGACCTGGGTGTATTCGGCCAGCTCGTCCCACAGCTCGGTGCCCTGCAGCTCCATGGCCAGCAACTGGGCCGCGCCGCGGATGCCGCCCAGCGGGTTCTTGATCTCGTGGGCCAGGTTGCGCACCAGCTCCTTGGTGGCCTGGACCTGGTCCAGCGTTCGCTCCTCGCGGTCCTGGCGGGCCTGCTGCTCGTTCTCCAGCAGCTCGACCATGACCTGGGGCTGGCCCTCGACCTGGCTGACGATCACGTGGACCGGCAGCGGCTCCTCATTGCGCTGCTGGTGCAGCGGATTGCGGCGCAGCAGCGCATCGAAGCGGCTGCTCGAATAGTTGTTGCGCGAGACGCTCAGCACGGTTTCGCGCAGCCGGGTCGCATCGACCAGCCAGTCGTAGAGATTGCCCTGCATGACCGCCCGGCGCGACAGCCGCATCACGTTCTCGAACGCGGCATTGGCGAACAGGCATTGGCCGTCGGGCTGCACCACCACGACCATGGTGGCCAGGATGTCCAGGCCGGCGTACTGCTGCGGCAAGCTGCTCCGCCCCTCGTCACTCATCATGGCGCGCTCCCGGCTGGTGGCGCCGGCCGGCGATCAGGGCAGCTTGCCGATCTCGCGCCTGAGCGCCTCGATGTCGTTCTCCTGGCGCGTGATGCTGGCCTTGAGTTCGGCCACGCGGTCCAGGTACTTCTGGTAGTTGCGCTCGTCGCCGCGCCGCTCGGGCGTGCCGTTGTTGTACTCGGCCTTGGTGGCCGACAGGCGGGACTCGGCTTCGCGCAGTTCGGTCTGCAGCACGGCGCGGCGCTCGTTGTCGCGGTTGCGCTGTTGCGGTGCCTCGACGCGGCCTTCGGGCGGCCGGGCACCCGGCGGTGTGGTCGGCTGGGCGCCGCTGGCCGCAGGCGTCGGCCGGCGTGCCGGCGTCAGCACGGTGATGGGCGTGCCTTCGATGGTCCGGCAGCCCTTCTCCTGCGCCTCCTTGGCGGTCAGCGCGTCGGTGTAGAGCACCGGCGGACCGGGGCAGCGGTAGACCACGCCCTGAGCGGACGCCGACCCGGCCAGGGTCAGCAGCAGAGCCGGCAGCAGGTGCCGGGCAGCTTGCGGGTAGAAGCTCATGGGCGGGATTGTGGGGCATGAATGTAAAAGGGACGGTCAAGACCGTCCCCTCTTCTGTATCAGCCAGTGATCACAGGCTGTAGTACATGTCGAACTCGACCGGGTGCGTGGCCATGCGGAAGCGGGTCACTTCCTGCATCTTCAGGTCGATGTAGGCATCGATGAAGCTGTCGGTGAACACGCCGCCCTTGGTCAGGAACGAGCGGCCCTTGTCCAGGTAGTCCAGCGCCTGGTCCAGGCTGTGGCAGACGGTCGGGATCTTCGCGTCTTCTTCCGGCGGCAGGTGGTACAGGTCCTTGGTGGCGGCTTCGCCCGGGTGGATCTTGTTCTCGACGCCGTCCAGGCCGGCCATCATTAGGGCGGCGAAGCACAGATACGGGTTGGCCGAGGGATCCGGGAAGCGCGCCTCGATGCGGCGGCCCTTGGGGTTGGCCACGTACGGGATGCGGATCGAGGCCGAGCGGTTCTTGGCCGAGTAGGCCAGCTTGACCGGGGCTTCGAAACCAGGAACCAGGCGCTTGTACGAGTTCGTGCCGGGGTTGGTGATCGCGTTCAGCGCGCGGGCATGCTTGATGATGCCGCCGATGTAGTACAGCGCGAATTCGCTCAGGCCGGCATAGCCGTCACCGGCGAACAGGTTCTTGCCGTCCTTCCAGATCGACTGGTGCACGTGCATGCCGCTGCCGTTGTCGCCGACGATGGGCTTGGGCATGAAGGTCGCGGTCTTGCCATAGGCGTGGGCGACGTTCTGAATGATGTACTTCTGCAGCTGCAGCCAGTCGGCGCGCTGGACCAGCGAGCTGAACTTGGTGCCGATTTCCATCTGGCCGGCGTTGGCGACCTCGTGGTGGTGCACCTCGACCGGGATGCCCATCTGTTCCAGGATCAGGCACATCTCCGAGCGCATGTCCTGGCCGCTGTCGACCGGGGGCACCGGGAAGTAGCCGCCCTTGACGGTGGGACGGTAGCCGCTGTTGCCGTGCTCGTAGTCCTTGCCGGTGTTCCAGGCCGCCTCTTCCGAGTCGATCTTGAAGAACGAGCCGGACATGTCGTTGCCCCAGCGCACCGAGTCAAAGATGAAGAATTCGGGTTCCGGACCGAAGTAGGCGGTGTCGCCCAGGCCCGAGGACTTCAGGTAGGCCTCGGCGCGCTTGGCCAGCGAACGCGGGTCGCGCTCATAGGCCTTGCCGTCGGTCGGGTCGATCACGTCGCAGGTCAGGATCAGCGTCGGCTCTTCGAAGAAGGGGTCGACGTTGGCGGTGTTCGGATCCGGCATCAGCAGCATGTCCGAAGCCTCGATGCCCTTCCAGCCGGCAATCGACGAACCGTCGAAGGCGTGGCCCGACGTGAACTTGTCTTCGTCGAAATGGGAAACGGGCACGGACACGTGCTGTTCCTTGCCACGGGTATCGGTGAAGCGGAAGTCGACGAACTTGACTTCGTTCTCCTTCACCAGCTTCATCACGTCGGCGACGGTCTTGGCCATCAATAGCTCCTAGCGCTGTGGGTTCGGTGGGTATTCGGCGAAGCGCGCCTGCGGGCGCGCTACCTCGGGAAACTAAGCAGATTGCGTGCCAGTAGCGTGACAGGGGCCGCTTCGGGGCGCCTTGCCCGCCTTTCTCTGGTGCACAAAGGACTTGGCGGCGGATTATGCGCCCGACCGACCCGCCAACCGGGATAGGCGCACCGCCATGGTGCCCATTGCCGGGGATCAGCGCACCATTTCGGCGCTTACCGTGGCACCAAACTGGGCCAGACCCTGTTTCAGCGCGGCATAGGCCGCCTCCAGGCTGCCGGCCTCGCCCTTGACGCCCAGCTCGATATGGCGGCCCCATTGCGGATGGTCGACGCTGGGCAGGCTGAACACCTTGATGCCGGGGAAGCCTGCCTCGATGCTTTCCATCAGCGGCGTCAGCGCTGCCTCCATAGCGCCCTGGACGATCAGCGACAGCTCCCGCGTCGCAACCGCCTGGTGCAGGGCTGCGTAGCGGCCGTCCAGCAGCGCCTCGATCATCGGATGGGCCATCACCGGAAAGCCCGGCACGAAATGCACCTCGCCGACCGAGAAGCCCGGAATGCGGTTGAAGGGGTTCTCGATGATTTCGCAGCCCTGCGGGAACTCGCCCATCCTGAAGCGGCGCAGGGTGTCGGGATGCTCCGGGTCGGGCGTCTCGCCCTTCTCCGCCGCCATCTCCACGCTGCGCTGCCAGATGCGCTGGCGCGCCTCGGGATGCAGCACCAGCTCGCGGCCGAGGGCCAGGGCCGCGGCCT
This region includes:
- the def gene encoding peptide deformylase; the protein is MAVREILKMGDPRLLRVAQPVKEFGTPLLRELVADLFDTMAAARGVGLAAPQIGVDLQLVIFGFQRNERYPDAQPVPQTILLNPVITPLGEELEEGWEGCLSVPGLRGVVARPNRIRYTGLDLEGQAIEREAEGFHARVVQHECDHLQGVLYPMRVRDFSRFGYTSVLFPDLDPNADD
- the glnL gene encoding nitrogen regulation protein NR(II); translated protein: MMSDEGRSSLPQQYAGLDILATMVVVVQPDGQCLFANAAFENVMRLSRRAVMQGNLYDWLVDATRLRETVLSVSRNNYSSSRFDALLRRNPLHQQRNEEPLPVHVIVSQVEGQPQVMVELLENEQQARQDREERTLDQVQATKELVRNLAHEIKNPLGGIRGAAQLLAMELQGTELWDELAEYTQVIVHEADRLQSLVDRLLAPHRRAQVVVDVNIHEVCERVRALVLAEFPRGLAIVRDYDTSLPDFRGDREQLIQALLNIVQNAAQALQPRIMAGDARITLRTRVARQVTIGKQRWRLALELHVEDNGPGIPAEIRDRIFFPLVSGRDGGSGLGLTLAQTIAQQHQGMIDCESEPGRTDFRMTLPLP
- a CDS encoding DUF6600 domain-containing protein; this encodes MDAYKNSNPPLIRFLLLALTVLLLAFKPAWADPPGRVGRVAEVVGEAWLFDAEDKEWQKVERNQPITEGDRLRTDNGARISLRIGSTSIWLDERADLEFSRLDDEAVELLLARGQLALRLRSRENVAETRVITREGRFAFEREGLYRVDQLDRGSRGYAWLGQLRFEPKGEGASTWISGGEQAEFWWGNGPRVERQRIDRDYFGDWAVAQSDAEGDGPPARYVSAEMTGAEDLERHGRWEQHDEYGAIWFPLVLAVDWAPYRHGRWAWVNPWGWTWIDDARWGFAPFHYGRWVQVRGRWCWAPGRFVHRPVFAPALVAWVGGGNVSVGVQIGGGRHSPPPRFGWFPLAPREAYVPSYRHSPTYVTRVNVDIDVRGGGGGSPRYRNREVVGAVSVLPNEQPWRGRPQPFKPDGGAALTVVQAPVRGDGGPGRGNRVEVPQWVNQPGNRESRRNERDADRDGWRDRGNRQGQPTPAVTMPQVQPGQPVQSVQPVQTQPTTPRDDPPRWNGGERGNRPQEPGNDDQRRGWRRGGADDRRDVPTPQVNPVPTPQVQPQPQVQQPQVQPVPTVTPPPFGGWRRDDRREERREEQRRDERREDRRDDRRDGGQRPAMPEVKPMAPVPMPQVQPMPRPQPEATPQPRKREDEGRNPPRGKPGQGDKTER
- the glnA gene encoding type I glutamate--ammonia ligase, with translation MAKTVADVMKLVKENEVKFVDFRFTDTRGKEQHVSVPVSHFDEDKFTSGHAFDGSSIAGWKGIEASDMLLMPDPNTANVDPFFEEPTLILTCDVIDPTDGKAYERDPRSLAKRAEAYLKSSGLGDTAYFGPEPEFFIFDSVRWGNDMSGSFFKIDSEEAAWNTGKDYEHGNSGYRPTVKGGYFPVPPVDSGQDMRSEMCLILEQMGIPVEVHHHEVANAGQMEIGTKFSSLVQRADWLQLQKYIIQNVAHAYGKTATFMPKPIVGDNGSGMHVHQSIWKDGKNLFAGDGYAGLSEFALYYIGGIIKHARALNAITNPGTNSYKRLVPGFEAPVKLAYSAKNRSASIRIPYVANPKGRRIEARFPDPSANPYLCFAALMMAGLDGVENKIHPGEAATKDLYHLPPEEDAKIPTVCHSLDQALDYLDKGRSFLTKGGVFTDSFIDAYIDLKMQEVTRFRMATHPVEFDMYYSL
- a CDS encoding arylesterase, which produces MAALLPQAMAAEPARRIVVLGDSLSAEYGLARGSGWVALLERRLAQQKISAQVTNASISGDTTSGGRSRLPALLKQHKPTLLVIELGGNDALRGLPLSMSRDNLRAMSQAAKAAGAKVLLVGMQMPPNYGAAYARDFAELFAQVAKDEKAGLAPFLLKGVADRPDAEAWFQADRIHPLAKAHPLMLDNVWPALKPLL
- a CDS encoding molybdopterin-binding protein — its product is MKRIGLIVIGDEILSGKRQDKHLAKVIELLSARGLQLSWARYLGDEREQIAAALREAFAGGDIVFSCGGIGATPDDHTRQAAALALGRELVLHPEARQRIWQRSVEMAAEKGETPDPEHPDTLRRFRMGEFPQGCEIIENPFNRIPGFSVGEVHFVPGFPVMAHPMIEALLDGRYAALHQAVATRELSLIVQGAMEAALTPLMESIEAGFPGIKVFSLPSVDHPQWGRHIELGVKGEAGSLEAAYAALKQGLAQFGATVSAEMVR
- a CDS encoding BolA family protein; translated protein: MSDTTPKAGLAEIERRLREALSPTELRLQDDSAQHAGHAGAREGGHYSVDIVSPSFTGLNKVARHRLVYHSLGDLMQQGIHALAIQARAPGEP
- a CDS encoding MBL fold metallo-hydrolase, producing MQQQDFVQDLGQGIYAIDTAFQREHFDAAYLVVDQGRAAFIDTGTNHAVPRLLAALEGLGLLPEAVDWVIPTHVHLDHAGGVGLLMQSLPKARLLVHPRGARHMIDPKALYLGALAVYGEAEMQRSYGTLRSVPAERVDSSSDGQRIRLGCRELLLIDTPGHAKHHHCIWDDRSRGWFTGDTFGLSYREFDTAKGPWVLPTSTPVQFEPEALKASIARMLSYGPTQMYLTHYSRVAEVERLAASLVAQIDVMVALALALKADPQRHERLKAGLSAHYLSELKSHGCALTPERQLELLATDIELNAQGLGVWLDKLDKPGG
- a CDS encoding peptidylprolyl isomerase, with translation MKKFVHAAAVAALTAALVPVSASAQNIATVNGKPVPKTNADLLIRQVTANGQPVTPELEAQVKDEVVLRAIFIQEAEKRAIPATAQYKDQMELARQSILIRALFEDFKKKNPVTDAEAQAEYDKYKAANAGLEYRARHILVEKEEDAKALISQIKGGAKFEDLATKNSKDPGSAANGGDLDFANPNGYVPEFAQAIKLLKKGEMTDTPVKTQFGFHVIRLEDTREATFPAFDDVKAQVKQRLEQAKTAAFQNELKTKAKTDYKFSK
- a CDS encoding ABC transporter ATP-binding protein, encoding MSEFIIEVDHVRKSVVDATGELTILHDISFRLEPRESVAIVGASGSGKSTLLAILAGLDKPTSGTVKLRGQDMFVLSEDDRAALRAQELGFVFQSFQLLANLNALENVMLPLELRGLRDARAQAQAMLERVGLGQRLGHYPRVLSGGEQQRVALARAFVQKPALLLADEPTGSLDYATGAAVMDLMFEMNREAGTTLVLVTHDRQIAERCERQLRIEAGRLVQSPLAHAPA
- the ntrC gene encoding nitrogen regulation protein NR(I) is translated as MKSIWVVDDDHSIRFVLEKALSREGLPVRSFSNTREMLAALETDSPQVLVSDIRMPGGSGLELLSKVRETHPKLPVIIMTAYSDLDSAVSAFQGGAFEYLPKPFDLPRAIELIRRAQEESLREAVADEQAAQLPEMLGQAPAMQDVFRAIGRLSQSHVTVLITGESGSGKELVARALHKHSPRSEGPFVAINTAAIPKDLLESELFGHERGAFTGAQATRRGRFEQADGGTLFLDEIGDMPLDLQTRLLRVLSDGQFYRVGGHSPLRSNVRVIAATHQNLEERVRQGAFREDLFHRLNVIRLRLPALRERREDIPVLARYFLQRSATELGVETKRLSDAALSRLENFDFPGNVRQLENICHWLSVMAPSQMVEAKDLPQELLGHGPAGNSALPSPVEGAMPAMAQPQTIAGGVAGGPDVWITEMAREARRLLLAGETDVWDQLTRRFEASLILTALDITRGRRIEAAQKLGIGRNTITRKIQELDLDV